The proteins below come from a single Molothrus ater isolate BHLD 08-10-18 breed brown headed cowbird chromosome 3, BPBGC_Mater_1.1, whole genome shotgun sequence genomic window:
- the PEX13 gene encoding peroxisome biogenesis factor 13 isoform X2, producing MAATPPPKPWESRRLPGTATAFQSADLGDNLLTRPGQPTVVARIPPPILPRPSQQAASSSLSAFRPAYSSSFSPGYGSYGSSFYGSYSPYSYGYGGLGYNRFCAEAVPPSRFVQQAEESSRGAFQSIESIVHAFASVSMMMDATFSAVYNSFRAVLDVANHFSRLKIHFTKVFSAFALVRTIRYLYQRLQRLLGLRQSCDNEDLWAESEGKVARAGLEDKVANSAKSWPIFLFFAVILGGPYLIWKLLSTYSEEETVSSNWASGEDDHVVGRAEYDFNALSEEEISFRAGDMLRLAPKEQQPKIRGWLLASYDGQTTGLVPANYIKILGKRRGYRKKT from the exons ATGGCGGCGACGCCGCCGCCCAAGCCCTGGGAGTCGCGGCGGCTGCCGGGCACCGCGACCGCCTTCCA GTCTGCTGACTTGGGTGACAACCTGCTGACCAGGCCCGGCCAGCCCACGGTGGTGGCACGAATCCCCCCGCCCATCTTGCCCAGGCCATCCCAGCAGGCGGCGAGCAGCAGCCTGAGCGCTTTCAGGCCAGCctacagcagctccttctcGCCGGGCTACGGCTCCTACGGCTCCTCTTTCTATGGAAGCTACAGTCCCTACAGCTATGGCTACGGGGGGCTGGGCTATAACCGCTTCTGCGCCGAGGCCGTTCCCCCCAGCAGGTTTGTGCAGCAggctgaggagagcagcaggggcgCCTTCCAGTCCATCGAGAGCATCGTGCACGCCTTCGCCTCTGTCAGCATGATGATGGATGCCACCTTCTCCGCCGTCTACAACAGCTTCAGGGCCGTGCTGGACGTGGCCAACCACTTCTCCCGCCTCAAAATCCACTTCACCAAGGTGTTCTCAGCCTTTGCTCTCGTGAGAACTATCAGGTACCTCTACCAGCGCCTGCAGCGCCTGCTGGGTCTGCGGCAGAGCTGCGACAACGAGGATTTGTGGGCTGAGAGCGAGGGCAAAGTGGCTCGTGCTGGCCTCGAAGACAAGGTGGCTAACTCTGCGAAATCCTGGCCcattttcttgttctttgcTGTCATATTGGGAGGCCCCTACCTGATTTGGAAGCTGCTTTCTACATACAGCGAGGAAGAAACAG TGTCTAGTAACTGGGCGAGTGGAGAAGATGACCATGTAGTTGGAAGAGCAGAATATGATTTCAATGCTCTCTcagaagaagaaatttctttccGTGCTGGTGACATGCTAAGATTAGCACCCAAAG AACAACAGCCCAAGATCCGTGGTTGGCTCCTGGCTAGTTACGACGGCCAAACAACAGGACTTGTGCCAGCTAATTACATCAAAATCCTGGGCAAAAGAAGAG GCTACAGAAAAAAGACCTAA
- the PEX13 gene encoding peroxisome biogenesis factor 13 isoform X1, which yields MAATPPPKPWESRRLPGTATAFQSADLGDNLLTRPGQPTVVARIPPPILPRPSQQAASSSLSAFRPAYSSSFSPGYGSYGSSFYGSYSPYSYGYGGLGYNRFCAEAVPPSRFVQQAEESSRGAFQSIESIVHAFASVSMMMDATFSAVYNSFRAVLDVANHFSRLKIHFTKVFSAFALVRTIRYLYQRLQRLLGLRQSCDNEDLWAESEGKVARAGLEDKVANSAKSWPIFLFFAVILGGPYLIWKLLSTYSEEETVSSNWASGEDDHVVGRAEYDFNALSEEEISFRAGDMLRLAPKEQQPKIRGWLLASYDGQTTGLVPANYIKILGKRRGRRTVDLERIAEQRPAFPSTAVRGAPAAAVTLEEQEAAFETVFAGSSKVPAASDSAVAGGEKQEL from the exons ATGGCGGCGACGCCGCCGCCCAAGCCCTGGGAGTCGCGGCGGCTGCCGGGCACCGCGACCGCCTTCCA GTCTGCTGACTTGGGTGACAACCTGCTGACCAGGCCCGGCCAGCCCACGGTGGTGGCACGAATCCCCCCGCCCATCTTGCCCAGGCCATCCCAGCAGGCGGCGAGCAGCAGCCTGAGCGCTTTCAGGCCAGCctacagcagctccttctcGCCGGGCTACGGCTCCTACGGCTCCTCTTTCTATGGAAGCTACAGTCCCTACAGCTATGGCTACGGGGGGCTGGGCTATAACCGCTTCTGCGCCGAGGCCGTTCCCCCCAGCAGGTTTGTGCAGCAggctgaggagagcagcaggggcgCCTTCCAGTCCATCGAGAGCATCGTGCACGCCTTCGCCTCTGTCAGCATGATGATGGATGCCACCTTCTCCGCCGTCTACAACAGCTTCAGGGCCGTGCTGGACGTGGCCAACCACTTCTCCCGCCTCAAAATCCACTTCACCAAGGTGTTCTCAGCCTTTGCTCTCGTGAGAACTATCAGGTACCTCTACCAGCGCCTGCAGCGCCTGCTGGGTCTGCGGCAGAGCTGCGACAACGAGGATTTGTGGGCTGAGAGCGAGGGCAAAGTGGCTCGTGCTGGCCTCGAAGACAAGGTGGCTAACTCTGCGAAATCCTGGCCcattttcttgttctttgcTGTCATATTGGGAGGCCCCTACCTGATTTGGAAGCTGCTTTCTACATACAGCGAGGAAGAAACAG TGTCTAGTAACTGGGCGAGTGGAGAAGATGACCATGTAGTTGGAAGAGCAGAATATGATTTCAATGCTCTCTcagaagaagaaatttctttccGTGCTGGTGACATGCTAAGATTAGCACCCAAAG AACAACAGCCCAAGATCCGTGGTTGGCTCCTGGCTAGTTACGACGGCCAAACAACAGGACTTGTGCCAGCTAATTACATCAAAATCCTGGGCAAAAGAAGAGGTAGGAGAACAGTGGACCTGGAGAGGATTGCAGAGCAGAGgccagcctttcccagcacagctgtcagaggagcccctgctgctgctgtgactttggaggagcaggaggcagctttTGAAACTGTTTTTGCTGGAAGCAGCAAAGTTCCTGCGGCGTCGGACTCCGCTGTGGCTGGAGGAGAGAAGCAGGAGCTCTGA